The following are from one region of the Ruficoccus sp. ZRK36 genome:
- a CDS encoding iron-sulfur cluster assembly protein, translated as MLDETIYLERDCPATLIPAGDVITLAKESPVSVNQALGGSVTVTTPQGLFRIDRENWEALGAEAAAALEQEFQAQESARPDMDGPFSEEQVWYVLKSCYDPEIPVNIVDLGLIYSLETRPADGGKHEVDVQMTLTAQGCGMGPTIAADAKERIEALPGVDFANVQIVWDPPWNPRMISDEGKKKLGLV; from the coding sequence ATGCTTGATGAGACCATATACCTCGAGCGGGACTGTCCCGCCACGCTTATTCCCGCCGGGGACGTGATCACGCTGGCCAAAGAAAGCCCCGTTTCCGTGAACCAGGCCCTCGGGGGCAGCGTCACGGTGACAACCCCGCAAGGCCTTTTCCGCATCGACCGCGAGAATTGGGAAGCACTGGGAGCCGAGGCTGCCGCAGCGCTTGAGCAGGAGTTTCAGGCCCAGGAAAGTGCCCGCCCGGACATGGATGGACCTTTCAGCGAAGAGCAGGTCTGGTATGTGCTCAAGTCCTGCTACGACCCCGAGATCCCCGTCAATATCGTGGATCTGGGCCTTATCTACAGCCTGGAGACCCGACCGGCCGATGGCGGTAAGCACGAGGTCGATGTCCAGATGACCCTCACCGCGCAGGGCTGCGGTATGGGGCCGACCATTGCTGCTGACGCCAAGGAGCGGATCGAGGCCCTGCCGGGAGTCGACTTTGCCAACGTCCAGATCGTCTGGGATCCACCCTGGAACCCGCGCATGATCTCCGACGAGGGTAAGAAGAAGCTCGGCCTCGTCTGA
- a CDS encoding tRNA-dihydrouridine synthase family protein, with the protein MQPLPETLIPGQPPSALAPMQDVTTLPFMRVVSELGAPDYFFTEYFRVYEHSRLIPYILSSITENPSGRPVFAQLIGEHLESMARTARELQAYPIAGVDLNLGCPAPKVYKKNVGGGLLRDPDHVNRLLGTLREACPGRFTVKMRIGFDSTEHYEELLGLINKHGIDLLSVHGRTVKEMYRGEVHYDFIQQAVQAVKCPVLANGNITSVPKARAVLAATGAAGIMMGRSAIRNPWLFRQWREAAAGQKYFRPTLGDVRTYIDKLWAATLRPGSPTKRHIAYMKKFLNFVGQSVDPESRFLKAMRRAQTPDELFTVCDEHLVNDGAAERPYAEEPYAGVIARPNHEAAPPEPEQGCSL; encoded by the coding sequence GTGCAACCGCTACCCGAAACGCTCATCCCCGGCCAGCCGCCCAGCGCGCTGGCCCCGATGCAGGATGTCACCACCCTGCCCTTTATGCGCGTGGTCTCGGAGCTGGGCGCACCGGACTATTTCTTTACCGAATACTTCCGGGTCTATGAGCACTCGCGGCTCATCCCGTACATCCTCTCCTCCATAACCGAGAATCCCTCGGGGCGACCGGTTTTCGCGCAGTTGATCGGCGAGCATCTGGAGTCGATGGCCCGCACGGCCCGCGAGCTGCAGGCCTACCCCATCGCGGGCGTGGACCTCAACCTCGGCTGCCCGGCCCCCAAGGTGTACAAAAAGAACGTCGGCGGCGGGCTGCTGCGCGACCCTGACCATGTCAACCGCCTGCTGGGCACACTTCGCGAGGCCTGCCCCGGACGCTTTACCGTCAAAATGCGGATCGGCTTCGACTCGACCGAGCACTACGAGGAGTTGCTTGGACTGATCAACAAGCATGGCATCGACCTGCTCAGCGTACACGGACGCACCGTGAAGGAAATGTACCGGGGGGAGGTCCACTACGACTTCATCCAGCAGGCTGTGCAGGCCGTTAAATGCCCGGTACTGGCCAACGGCAACATCACCTCCGTCCCGAAGGCCCGGGCCGTCCTCGCAGCGACTGGCGCCGCCGGGATTATGATGGGGCGCTCGGCCATCCGTAACCCGTGGCTGTTCCGCCAGTGGCGCGAAGCCGCTGCCGGACAAAAATATTTCCGCCCGACTCTGGGCGATGTGCGCACCTACATCGACAAGCTCTGGGCCGCGACCCTGCGCCCCGGCAGCCCCACAAAGCGCCACATCGCCTATATGAAGAAGTTCCTCAACTTCGTGGGGCAGAGCGTGGACCCCGAGAGCCGCTTCCTCAAGGCCATGCGCCGCGCCCAGACCCCCGATGAGCTGTTTACCGTCTGTGATGAGCACCTCGTCAATGACGGGGCCGCCGAGCGCCCCTACGCGGAGGAGCCCTACGCGGGCGTGATCGCCCGCCCCAACCACGAGGCCGCCCCCCCCGAACCGGAGCAAGGCTGCTCCCTGTAG
- a CDS encoding bifunctional nuclease family protein, with product MSTDVVEVTIKGVMPTSNGCAIFLGCPEKTFVIYVDQSIGNAISMTINNVKKERPLTHDLMTSIFTGLGVTLRRVIINDVDDGTFFARLILSMENELGKKVLEVDARPSDSMVLALQAKQPIFAARKVLDAVEDMTEILERILKQQN from the coding sequence ATGAGCACCGATGTGGTGGAAGTAACAATCAAGGGCGTCATGCCGACCTCCAACGGCTGCGCGATATTCCTCGGCTGCCCGGAAAAAACCTTTGTCATTTACGTCGACCAAAGCATCGGCAACGCCATCTCCATGACGATCAACAACGTCAAAAAGGAGCGTCCGCTCACCCACGACCTCATGACGAGTATCTTCACCGGGCTGGGGGTGACCCTGCGCCGCGTCATCATCAATGACGTGGACGACGGCACCTTTTTCGCACGGCTCATCCTGTCGATGGAGAACGAGCTGGGTAAAAAGGTACTGGAAGTCGATGCCCGCCCCAGCGACTCGATGGTGCTCGCCCTCCAGGCCAAGCAGCCGATCTTCGCCGCCCGCAAGGTGCTCGACGCTGTCGAGGACATGACCGAGATCCTCGAGCGCATCCTCAAGCAGCAGAACTGA
- a CDS encoding shikimate kinase — MSRPAKTPRPNLYLVGFMGTGKTTVGRALARRLRLKFIDSDHVIEEQAGKPIPQIFAEEGEAHFRALEKAFVESGHPACGCIVACGGGLVTQPGMAEALRERGIVVSLFASPATILKRTSSNSNRPLLNVPDPEGRIRELLAEREPAYLRAGMSIYTDERPMSDVVSHLERFYRREARA; from the coding sequence ATGAGCCGCCCAGCGAAGACTCCGCGCCCAAACCTGTATCTGGTGGGCTTTATGGGTACCGGCAAGACCACGGTCGGCCGGGCGCTCGCGCGGCGTCTGCGCTTAAAGTTCATCGACTCGGATCACGTGATCGAGGAGCAGGCCGGTAAGCCTATCCCGCAGATCTTTGCCGAGGAAGGGGAGGCCCACTTTCGGGCGCTGGAAAAGGCCTTCGTCGAGTCCGGCCACCCGGCCTGCGGCTGTATCGTGGCCTGCGGCGGGGGGCTGGTTACACAGCCGGGTATGGCCGAGGCCCTGCGCGAACGCGGGATCGTGGTCAGCCTGTTTGCCTCGCCTGCGACGATCCTCAAGCGCACCAGCTCGAACTCCAACCGCCCGCTGCTCAACGTCCCCGACCCGGAGGGCCGCATCCGCGAGCTGCTCGCTGAGCGTGAACCGGCCTACCTGCGCGCCGGGATGAGTATCTACACCGATGAGCGTCCGATGAGCGATGTCGTCAGCCACCTGGAGCGCTTCTACCGTCGCGAGGCCAGGGCCTAG
- a CDS encoding thioesterase family protein, with translation MIQTKTAIRVRYAETDKMGLVYHGNYLTWFEVARVEMLDTIGYSYKQLEEEGFLLPVLEVNVRYRRPAFFDDKLIVRVTVKEKPIVKIQCDYEVLRHDELLATGWSRHGFINPQGEPVRPPKPLMELMGSHF, from the coding sequence ATGATTCAGACTAAAACCGCCATCCGCGTACGCTACGCCGAGACCGACAAGATGGGCCTCGTTTACCACGGCAACTACCTGACCTGGTTCGAGGTCGCCCGTGTGGAGATGCTCGACACCATCGGCTACTCCTACAAGCAGCTTGAGGAGGAAGGCTTTCTGCTGCCCGTGCTGGAGGTCAACGTCCGCTACCGCCGCCCGGCCTTTTTCGACGATAAGCTGATCGTCCGCGTCACCGTAAAGGAAAAGCCCATCGTCAAAATCCAGTGCGACTACGAAGTCCTCCGCCACGACGAACTGCTGGCCACTGGCTGGTCCCGCCATGGGTTTATCAACCCGCAAGGCGAACCCGTCCGCCCGCCCAAGCCCCTCATGGAGCTGATGGGCTCACATTTTTAA
- a CDS encoding LptA/OstA family protein, whose protein sequence is MKHLLSRTCLFLLGLLPLAASPLAAQGVGEDTVVTSDKLEMVGKDEQNHFFFQDNVVVTGTNLKATCDEMTVIASRVTEQAAVGELGTITSITLVGHVVIEQSGRRAESGRAEIFPREGKVVLTEDPVVYDSEGTVKGERIELYKNEKKARVFGGAKNEPGKRPTVTLPSIGDMGYKEGSK, encoded by the coding sequence ATGAAGCACCTTTTATCCCGTACCTGCCTGTTTCTTTTGGGCCTGCTGCCTCTGGCCGCATCGCCGTTAGCTGCCCAAGGCGTGGGCGAAGACACAGTCGTGACGAGCGACAAGCTCGAGATGGTGGGCAAGGATGAGCAGAACCACTTCTTCTTCCAGGACAATGTCGTCGTGACCGGCACCAATCTGAAGGCCACCTGCGACGAGATGACGGTCATCGCCAGCCGCGTGACTGAGCAGGCTGCCGTCGGTGAGCTGGGGACTATCACCAGCATCACGCTCGTCGGCCATGTGGTGATCGAGCAGAGCGGCCGCCGGGCCGAGTCTGGCCGCGCCGAGATATTTCCGCGTGAGGGTAAAGTCGTCCTGACCGAGGACCCCGTCGTCTACGACTCCGAAGGCACGGTGAAGGGCGAGCGCATCGAGCTTTATAAGAACGAGAAAAAGGCCCGCGTCTTTGGCGGTGCCAAGAACGAGCCCGGCAAGCGCCCGACCGTCACCCTGCCCAGTATCGGCGATATGGGCTACAAGGAGGGCAGCAAGTAA
- the lptB gene encoding LPS export ABC transporter ATP-binding protein — MPALEGEAAHGSIQTKGLVKTYGKRTVVKGVDVRVDAGEIVGLLGPNGAGKTTTFYMVVGLVEATGGQVFLDDHDITAKPMFRRARMGIGYLPQEPSVFRKLTVYQNILAVVETLPVPRRERRDFVMAHLEELGLDQLEKQKAYTLSGGERRRLEITRALVARPRFMLLDEPFSGVDPISVAEVQDIIRGLKSKNIGVLITDHNVRETLSIVDRAYLIHQGEVLCEGTSDFLVNDPKSREFYLGANFNL; from the coding sequence ATGCCCGCTCTTGAGGGGGAGGCCGCCCATGGCTCCATCCAGACCAAGGGGCTCGTAAAGACCTACGGTAAGCGCACCGTGGTCAAGGGCGTGGATGTTCGTGTCGATGCGGGTGAAATCGTCGGCCTGCTCGGCCCCAATGGTGCCGGTAAGACCACGACCTTCTACATGGTGGTGGGCCTCGTCGAGGCCACCGGTGGCCAGGTCTTTCTCGATGACCACGATATCACCGCCAAGCCCATGTTTCGCCGGGCCCGGATGGGCATCGGCTACCTGCCGCAGGAGCCCTCTGTCTTTCGCAAGCTGACCGTCTACCAGAACATCCTCGCAGTGGTGGAGACGCTACCGGTCCCCCGCCGTGAGCGGCGCGACTTCGTCATGGCGCATCTGGAGGAGCTCGGTCTCGACCAGCTCGAAAAGCAAAAGGCCTACACCCTCTCCGGGGGCGAACGCCGCCGCCTGGAGATCACCCGTGCGCTGGTTGCCCGCCCGCGCTTTATGCTGCTGGACGAGCCCTTTAGCGGGGTGGACCCAATCAGTGTTGCCGAGGTGCAGGACATCATTCGCGGCCTGAAGAGCAAAAACATCGGTGTGCTCATCACGGACCACAATGTGCGCGAAACCCTCAGTATCGTGGACCGTGCCTACCTCATCCACCAGGGCGAAGTCCTCTGCGAGGGCACCAGCGATTTCCTCGTGAACGACCCCAAGAGCCGGGAGTTCTATCTCGGCGCCAACTTCAACCTCTGA
- the hprK gene encoding HPr(Ser) kinase/phosphatase, with translation MPPPPNAKIVESISVRDFYESFSEQLELELVTGEEGMKRFIREKSINRPALALTGYFKHFANRRLQLFGAGEMAYLRDLPEAEQLRIMREIIARHIPCIVVSRNLVPIKAMYTAAEESRTPMFRTPMKSKDFIAETTILLEDKFAPRSSIYGTLLDIKGIGTLIRGKSGVGKSECALALIERGHSLVADDVTYIKKVGDHEILGTSAELNRGYMECRGIGIISVSDLFGIRCVRLEKRIDLVITFTEWQPGIEEERTGLEKAYYEILGMKVPHIQIPVRPGRDMARLVEVGALVQALRSMGHDSATEFNERLIAAMSTGA, from the coding sequence ATGCCACCTCCCCCGAACGCCAAAATCGTTGAGAGCATCTCTGTCCGCGACTTTTACGAGTCCTTTTCCGAGCAGCTCGAACTGGAGCTGGTGACGGGCGAGGAGGGGATGAAACGCTTTATCCGCGAGAAGAGCATTAACCGGCCCGCGCTCGCGCTGACCGGCTACTTCAAGCACTTTGCCAACCGCCGGCTCCAGCTCTTTGGTGCAGGTGAGATGGCCTATCTGCGCGACCTGCCCGAGGCTGAGCAGCTGCGCATCATGCGGGAGATTATCGCGCGTCATATCCCCTGTATTGTTGTTTCCCGTAATCTGGTGCCGATCAAGGCCATGTATACCGCAGCTGAGGAGTCGCGCACCCCGATGTTCCGCACCCCGATGAAGTCGAAGGACTTTATCGCTGAGACGACGATCCTGCTGGAGGACAAGTTCGCGCCCCGTAGCTCGATTTACGGCACGCTGCTCGACATCAAGGGTATCGGTACGCTCATTCGCGGTAAAAGCGGCGTGGGTAAGAGCGAATGCGCCCTGGCTCTGATTGAGCGTGGTCACAGTCTGGTCGCTGACGACGTGACCTACATCAAAAAGGTCGGGGATCACGAAATCTTGGGAACCAGCGCGGAGCTTAATCGCGGCTACATGGAGTGCCGCGGGATCGGCATCATCAGTGTCAGCGACCTCTTTGGCATTCGCTGCGTACGTCTGGAGAAGCGTATCGACCTGGTCATTACCTTTACCGAATGGCAGCCCGGCATCGAGGAAGAGCGCACGGGCCTGGAAAAAGCCTATTACGAGATCCTCGGGATGAAGGTCCCGCACATCCAGATCCCGGTGCGTCCTGGTCGCGATATGGCCCGATTGGTCGAGGTGGGGGCCCTTGTTCAGGCTCTGCGCTCGATGGGGCACGACTCCGCCACGGAATTCAACGAGCGGCTCATTGCCGCCATGTCAACCGGGGCATAA